One genomic region from Anopheles bellator chromosome 2, idAnoBellAS_SP24_06.2, whole genome shotgun sequence encodes:
- the LOC131211100 gene encoding apolipophorins: MWILGGSRRTLLGAFLVTLVLFESAFAASCKTGCPTPDKSSKYNFKPGTVYSYDVDSYVQIQQSDAAANKETTLKVEGKVQLYAGDNCQYTLKVVSLTSYAPDGKKTAFGNEIGKPVQFALSNDELAPQLCAEADDSDFSVNVKRGLVSLFQSAQDKSVETDVFGVCRTDFSSHTSGGATVVSKSRDLSNCAYRESLSNSFVTRIVNSKAGIKSTPLLESYYNSQQTFKDGLLESVKLGEEYHYMPYLKEKVGVTAKVTTKLTLTGQQGGAAPTLAGNAESRSVIFENPEQRSAGNLPVVKQELRATIDSYVNGAVGKKTSSLFLELIQLMRFSTKEDFLTLYNQVKAGSVAPNKSLSRKVYLDALFRVGTGDAVEAITQLYKNKEITDTQEQKLAFVSLNLVNSMTKEALKAVNKLLDGNPPREAYLSVGSLVSKYCQKHGCQSADVKEISNKFGTKLGKCQSSTRADEDTIVAVLKGVRNSDNLVAPLLDKVLTCTGPGASSRVRVAALQALPAASCNKKVVAAALNTLKDASEDSEIRIHAYLSLVECPSANVANELKALLDQEKVYQVGSFITSHLASLRASVDPTREAARQHFGKLRTSNKFPFDVRRYSFNREFSYAVESLGVGASAEASVIYSQKSFLPKSVGVNFTAELFGNAVNVFELEGRQDNLERLVEHYFGPKGFFSGLDLQSAYDRVVQQYQKLSDKAKERFRRGIREDIRALAKTVDLHNDALQDFNLDLTLKVFGSELFFLSTGDNVPTSPDEFLDKALECFDKLVEGAKKFERTFEHHALFLDTDLVYSTALGLPLKLSAHGAGVARLDAAVDVDLKALVKDYSNAKFNVKLAPSASFEVTGTLSVDAFNVMTGLQVAVSGHSSTGAAVKFALRDASAYELTVDTLRNKQELVSVSFREVFVTRERGNQLITLPAKRHDLGNKYTACFDNLNPFIGVTVCVANRDHQRTEEVFEVYLEVEPQFHFSGQLDNSNPKHVSLLLSFDTPGSQTKRLTNLRLEGVTGAELYVKATLESPIRNVDFQLGVNNNDKEVALYALAHNGAEEYLAKIGFEKGASGGRDEYVPIFTIRSPKGDAQVSKIVQTTGKIVVEQMEGGKRKYHLENIEWTSPYAPKTTVNGHVVSNSEGSFDAAVDVTVDQVVSNVVGHLDFDLRHVNLQLEKRTPSDPAKNFKAHLEVAYTENSFKNLLSFATGKDLGNPTSKYELSQLAEFTLKPDAKGLESLKLTNKLQVPKQTLRLDFATNRNQFLLDGEYAYEKYKVAASVDAKYNEKTAGDYDVQVGGSLNKHFFKFFAKRIVEQSKSRFSNRLTASTGTKVELNGAVTNRFTSQEGELNLEGALVAADKAAPYKLALTVVFNAANVLSNAKVLVDKEEFATYDFKLERGEDPNGKFTFTVKDLFDGNGELKSAKGQGDLFAVVSFLKQDRKVKLDSKFKVSAPVYDVAVDFYYDFEKDNSKLVHFETKNKVTQTSFDSKNVVEVFSERYELSVQGQGNPKPVDGTFSSKFSLVLPTGRQLGGDFKRDVSTKDEKKFAKMVTNLYDRLPGGKQRSVQWTGELKDADLKARLFQSAHTVLYSDLDSKTVKVDVGVKHVPAGNYRAASGSLKLSGELLPQAAELTFDVDEYCEHHAKYRVGGKYGAEFGAQVDGYYHVGGHGKPANHDLKVALTVASFKLAVASNGKYLQPETDDGVHELDYSGSVDYNGQVASVTTHAKGNLARGNGNLKLALPNVDPIAAEGSYTYDAKDGGSLATNGALKVSYGQGKNFDFSGSAKVPSADDVQVHLTLKSEFENVRSVDVTFKHAKTGGSAYNTKALVTADGKKYSVENAVVLTDSNPSVDFTLGYPGKTVKVYGSYKALGHSAFKAEAKVQNLADFDLEANVEGNFDSYQTFYFKLYGDAPKLNANQFTVEVNAKPGANGKGLSFRASEGGKDILSGYADYSVKEHGSGSVIEGQGSVKLYDKQQSATFKVVRERLSESGASVKLTAAIGKNNLLYDAHVHPNNFRLKMALCDEAKKCTNVELASKLERADTNSFKHEALVSVELQQLGYDHEFGLSAKTSANGLQLDHTTDVQLKERKQPKYQYLLYIHPSSAGASLILPTRTVAVEGVFNVPKDKFGLFDGSVSFYLDRKNDPDNKATFGVRAETKALGSAGVSASGALTFSHPTIKALAVRAKGSLDGDNHAADGSVEFDIFKKASDKIVAKVRYVNGDQSYRGFNITTEASVSSKGLGLNCGFSGHSALSFANRQASAAGSLTLPFEGYTFGSYFFGSPEQFDFLLTRFGEDFVRAHGTFDFKKYRADFTSTVRFVPNRPVVFESQLSGLTSASFAFKQDPFFSADGSFGVDKAILLNVIGEGKQLLTAKVTLDATHFLSTEYKVDEANAKTFLVALNKQLQGDFGVVKDDITQRYGKLTQEVSTLSTNVVNALPDFGKFQESYRKQLQKLQEDVMSDPTIAEFVRAASKVFEAVAEVFGNLSQVYVEAFRKISTIVNDVTAKLVETFNTKVLPALKELSAKVEALLFNVYEETVKLVMAMFERTVKALKVFEEDFNKIAGNVSELFKTFAQTLTRAVQALEKEFKDLYKLAQDYVESFDEFKAVKETLQQYFDGLDRYAYQLLREVLVLVEDLYPVPEIKEFTGAINRYVSSKLDGKPVNDVEELKAIAVSFVKAINLIVERLISSANLHLSEPTFGSDSLTSFVTFKLVPYVSSVQFSPWNFVRNEKLYSLRDLVHQLRLYAFNPFARVPLFSMHGQLADGGHFFTFDDKHFTFPGSCSYLLASDFVDGNFSLVADMDAGHLKSVTLLDRDSSVELTSSGAVKFNGKETDLPIHKGDVYAFRKYYTVTVGTRYGAQVMCTTDLKICHFFVSGFYLGRLRGLLGNGNHEPYDDLALPDGKIADGSTDFANRYKTSAACGAISDHGHDSHEHANPTCAKFFGSDSPLKLCSYLRDPTGYKEACNHAAHEAGEKGADEAACEIAQLYASTCRLYGIPTAAPSQCHKCSTDEGRSVDVGDWFSVKAPQKKADVVVVVDTTLGPLLGELVQATINDLRKELKATGISDVHVAVIGYSKTSKYTSLFSAGGKLDYTGKLGQADLSGPQQCKGLTTGYEPVDKVLQTLHDAGEQVREDLGATTEVQAVSQAFSYPFRATASKSVLIVRSDSFEIAHPGRALSAALGVANVRLRGVSLNMIAPLKNLGLANTKDQSKVKSIVGFNEKVVFPINDKKRVVGSADQRKALKYDDVPGVVAVERSGGNFFVLQNFSQQKTPKDKKQFISIVAAVLADQLSRTETTNDCLCYLRGGLHPEAVCSATDVQMLPPSKKAGGAKG, encoded by the exons ATGTGGATCCTTGGCGGCAGCAGGAGGACCCTGCTCGGGGCCTTCCTGGTGACGCTAGTGCTGTTCGAAAGTGCTTTCGCAG CCTCCTGCAAAACTGGGTGCCCAACAC CGGACAAGTCTAGCAAGTACAACTTCAAGCCCGGCACGGTCTACAGCTACGATGTGGACAGCTACGTGCAGATCCAGCAGTCGGATGCGGCGGCCAACAAGGAAACGACCCTGAAGGTCGAGGGCAAGGTGCAGCTGTACGCCGGCGACAACTGCCAGTACACGCTGAAGGTGGTGTCGCTGACGTCGTACGCGCCGGACGGCAAGAAGACAGCGTTCGGGAACGAGATCGGCAAGCCGGTCCAGTTTGCGCTCTCGAACGATGAGCTCGCGCCGCAGCTCTGTGCCGAGGCCGACGATAGCGACTTCTCGGTGAACGTGAAGCGCGGTCTGGTGTCGCTGTTCCAGTCGGCCCAGGACAAGAGCGTCGAGACGGACGTGTTCGGCGTCTGCCGGACCGACTTCTCGAGCCACACGTCCGGCGGGGCGACCGTCGTGAGCAAGTCGCGTGACCTGAGCAACTGCGCCTACCGGGAGTCCCTGTCGAACAGCTTCGTGACCCGCATCGTCAACAGCAAGGCCGGCATCAAGTCGACGCCGCTGCTGGAGAGCTACTACAACAGCCAGCAAACGTTCAAGGATGGGCTGCTGGAATCGGTCAAGCTGGGCGAGGAATACCACTACATGCCGTACCTGAAAGAGAAGGTCGGCGTGACGGCCAAGGTGACGACGAAGCTGACGCTAACCGGGCAGCAGGGCGGAGCCGCTCCGACCCTGGCTGGCAATGCGGAATCCCGTTCGGTTATTTTCGAAAACCCCGAGCAACGGTCGGCCGGAAACTTACCCGTCGTCAAGCAGGAACTGCGGGCCACCATCGACTCGTACGTCAACGGAGCGGTGGGCAAGAAGACTTCCAGTCTGTTCCTGGAGCTGATCCAGCTGATGCGCTTCTCCACGAAGGAAGACTTCCTGACGCTCTACAACCAGGTGAAGGCCGGAAGCGTTGCCCCGAACAAGTCGCTATCGCGCAAGGTCTACCTGGACGCCCTGTTCCGCGTCGGAACGGGCGATGCCGTCGAGGCCATCACGCAGCTGTACAAGAACAAGGAAATCACCGACACCCAGGAGCAGAAGCTGGCGTTCGTGTCGCTCAACCTGGTCAACTCGATGACGAAGGAAGCGCTGAAGGCGGTCAACAAGCTGCTCGATGGGAACCCGCCGCGCGAGGCGTACCTGAGTGTCGGGTCGCTCGTCAGCAAGTACTGCCAGAAGCACGGCTGCCAGTCGGCGGACGTGAAGGAAATCTCGAACAAGTTCGGTACCAAGCTGGGCAAGTGCCAGAGCAGCACGCGCGCCGACGAGGACACGATCGTGGCCGTCCTGAAGGGAGTCCGCAACTCGGACAATCTGGTTGCCCCGCTGCTCGACAAGGTGCTGACctgcaccggaccgggcgccTCTTCGCGGGTCCGCGTAGCCGCCCTGCAGGCATTGCCGGCGGCGTCCTGTAACAAGAAGGTGGTGGCCGCTGCCCTCAACACGCTGAAGGATGCGAGCGAAGACTCGGAGATTCGGATTCACGCGTACCTGTCGCTGGTCGAGTGTCCGTCGGCCAATGTGGCGAACGAGCTGAAGGCACTGCTGGATCAGGAGAAGGTGTACCAGGTCGGTTCGTTCATCACGTCCCACCTGGCCAGCCTGCGCGCCTCGGTCGATCCGACGCGTGAGGCCGCCCGGCAACACTTCGGTAAGCTGCGCACCTCGAACAAGTTCCCGTTCGACGTACGGCGCTACTCGTTTAACCGCGAGTTCTCGTACGCCGTCGAATCCCTCGGAGTCGGGGCCAGTGCGGAAGCCAGCGTCATCTACTCGCAGAAGAGTTTCCTGCCGAAATCGGTTGGGGTGAACTTCACCGCGGAACTGTTCGGTAATGCGGTGAACGTGTTCGAGCTGGAGGGCCGCCAGGATAATCTGGAGCGTCTGGTGGAGCACTACTTCGGTCCGAAGGGTTTCTTCTCCGGCCTGGACCTGCAGAGCGCGTACGATCGCGTGGTACAGCAGTACCAGAAGCTGTCGGATAAGGCGAAGGAACGGTTCCGTCGCGGTATCCGCGAGGACATCCGTGCGCTGGCCAAAACGGTGGACCTCCACAATGACGCACTGCAGGACTTTAACCTCGATCTGACGCTGAAggtgttcggttcggagctGTTCTTCCTCAGTACGGGCGATAACGTACCCACAAGCCCGGACGAGTTCCTCGATAAGGCGCTCGAGTGCTTCGATAAGCTGGTCGAGGGTGCCAAGAAGTTCGAGCGCACGTTCGAACATCACGCCCTGTTCCTGGACACGGATCTCGTGTATAGCACCGCGCTCGGACTACCGTTGAAGCTGTCGGCGCACGGTGCCGGAGTGGCTCGGCTGGACGCGGCCGTCGACGTGGACCTGAAGGCACTGGTGAAGGACTACAGCAACGCCAAGTTTAACGTAAAGCTGGCACCGAGCGCTAGCTTCGAGGTGACCGGCACGCTCAGCGTCGATGCGTTCAACGTGATGACCGGTCTGCAGGTGGCCGTTTCTGGCCACTCGTCGACCGGAGCGGCCGTCAAGTTTGCGCTTCGGGACGCATCCGCCTACGAGCTAACCGTGGACACGCTCCGGAACAAGCAGGAACTGGTGTCCGTCAGCTTCCGCGAGGTGTTCGTGACGAGGGAACGTGGCAATCAGCTGATCACCCTGCCGGCCAAGCGCCACGATCTGGGCAACAAGTATACGGCCTGTTTCGACAATCTGAACCCCTTCATCGGAGTGACGGTTTGTGTGGCCAACCGAGACCACCAGCGCACGGAGGAGGTGTTCGAGGTGTACCTGGAGGTCGAGCCGCAGTTCCACTTCTCCGGACAGCTCGATAACAGCAACCCGAAGCAcgtgtcgctgctgctgagctTCGACACGCCCGGTTCCCAGACGAAACGCTTGACGAACCTACGTCTGGAAGGTGTGACCGGTGCCGAGCTGTACGTGAAGGCCACTCTGGAGTCACCGATCCGCAACGTGGACTTCCAGCTGGGGGTGAACAACAACGATAAAGAGGTGGCGCTGTACGCACTGGCCCACAACGGAGCGGAAGAATACCTGGCCAAGATCGGGTTCGAGAAGGGTGCTTCGGGTGGTCGCGACGAGTACGTTCCGATCTTCACGATCCGCTCGCCGAAGGGTGATGCTCAGGTGTCGAAGATCGTCCAGACCACGGGCAAGATTGTGGTCGAGCAGATGGAAGGGGGAAAGCGCAAGTACCACCTCGAGAACATTGAGTGGACGAGCCCGTACGCCCCGAAGACCACCGTGAACGGGCACGTGGTGTCGAACAGTGAGGGAAGCTTCGATGCCGCCGTCGACGTCACCGTCGATCAGGTGGTGAGCAACGTGGTGGGACACCTGGACTTTGACCTGCGGCACGTGAATCTGCAGCTGGAGAAGCGTACACCGAGCGACCCGGCCAAGAACTTCAAAGCGCACCTGGAGGTGGCGTACACGGAGAACTCGTTCAAGAACCTGCTCTCGTTCGCGACCGGCAAGGACCTGGGCAATCCGACCAGCAAGTACGAGCTAAGCCAGCTGGCCGAGTTTACGCTGAAACCGGACGCCAAGGGACTGGAGTCGCTGAAGCTGACCAACAAACTGCAGGTGCCGAAGCAGACGCTCCGGCTGGACTTTGccacgaaccggaaccagtTCCTGCTGGACGGCGAGTACGCGTACGAGAAGTACAAGGTGGCGGCCAGCGTCGACGCGAAGTACAACGAGAAGACGGCCGGCGATTACGACGTGCAGGTGGGTGGGTCACTCAACAAGCACTTCTTCAAGTTCTTCGCGAAGCGCATCGTGGAACAGAGCAAGAGTCGCTTCAGCAACCGGCTTacggccagcaccggcaccaagGTCGAGCTGAACGGCGCGGTCACGAACCGGTTCACCAGCCAGGAGGGTGAACTGAACCTGGAGGGAGCCCTGGTTGCCGCCGACAAAGCTGCTCCGTACAA GCTTGCTCTGACGGTAGTGTTCAACGCGGCGAACGTTCTGTCCAACGCGAAGGTATTGGTCGACAAGGAAGAATTCGCTACGTACGACTTCAAGCTGGAACGCGGCGAGGACCCCAACGGCAAATTCACG TTTACGGTGAAGGACCTGTTCGACGGTAACGGTGAGCTGAAGTCGGCCAAGGGACAGGGCGACCTGTTCGCCGTGGTCAGCTTCCTGAAGCAGGACCGCAAGGTGAAGCTGGACAGCAAGTTCAAGGTGAGCGCCCCGGTCTACGATGTGGCGGTGGACTTTTACTACGACTTCGAGAAGGACAACAGCAAGCTGGTGCACTTCGAGACGAAGAACAAGGTCACGCAGACGAGCTTCGACAGCAAGAACGTGGTGGAGGTGTTCTCGGAGCGGTACGAGCTGAGCGTGCAGGGCCAGGGCAACCCGAAACCGGTGGACGGTACGTTCAGCAGCAAGTTCAGCCTGGTGCTGCCGACCGGACGCCAGCTGGGCGGTGACTTCAAGCGGGACGTTTCGACGAAGGACGAGAAAAAGTTCGCCAAGATGGTGACCAACCTGTACGATCGGCTGCCGGGTGGCAAGCAGCGCTCGGTGCAGTGGACCGGCGAGCTGAAGGATGCCGACCTGAAGGCAAGGCTGTTCCAGTCTGCCCACACGGTCCTGTACAGCGATCTGGACTCGAAGACGGTGAAGGTCGACGTCGGAGTGAAGCACGTCCCGGCCGGTAACTACCGGGCGGCATCCGGTAGCCTGAAGCTGTCCGGAGAGCTGCTTCCGCAGGCGGCCGAACTGACGTTCGATGTGGACGAGTACTGTGAGCATCACGCCAAGTACCGTGTTGGGGGCAAGTACGGAGCCGAGTTTGGGGCCCAGGTCGATGGGTACTACCacgtcggtggccacggcaagCCGGCCAACCACGATCTGAAGGTAGCACTCACGGTCGCCTCCTTCAAGCTGGCGGTCGCTTCGAATGGCAAGTATCTGCAGCCCGAAACCGACGATGGGGTGCACGAGCTCGACTACAGCGGTTCGGTGGACTACAACGGTCAGGTTGCATCCGTAACGACGCACGCCAAGGGAAATCTGGCCCGGGGCAACGGCAACCTGAAACTGGCCCTGCCCAACGTGGATCCGATCGCTGCGGAAGGCTCGTACACGTACGACGCCAAGGATGGTGGATCACTGGCGACGAACGGAGCGCTGAAGGTGTCGTACGGACAGGGCAAGAACTTTGACTTCTCGGGCTCGGCCAAGGTCCCGTCGGCGGACGATGTGCAGGTCCACCTGACGCTCAAGTCGGAGTTTGAGAACGTGCGCAGCGTGGACGTGACGTTCAAGCACGCCAAAACGGGCGGCAGTGCGTACAACACGAAGGCGCTGGTGACGGCCGACGGCAAGAAGTACAGCGTCGAGAATGCGGTCGTCCTGACGGACTCGAACCCGTCGGTCGACTTCACGCTGGGCTACCCGGGCAAGACGGTGAAGGTGTACGGTAGCTACAAGGCGCTCGGCCACAGTGCCTTCAAGGCGGAGGCGAAGGTGCAAAACTTGGCCGACTTCGACCTGGAGGCGAACGTAGAGGGCAACTTTGACAGCTACCAGACGTTCTACTTCAAGCTGTACGGCGATGCACCGAAGCTGAACGCGAACCAGTTCACGGTCGAGGTGAACGCGAAACCGGGCGCCAACGGCAAGGGACTCAGCTTCCGGGCCTCCGAAGGCGGAAAGGACATTCTGAGCGGTTACGCCGATTACTCGGTCAAGGAGCACGGCTCGGGAAGCGTCATCGAGGGCCAGGGCAGTGTGAAGTTGTACGATAAGCAGCAGAGCGCCACGTTTAAGGTGGTGCGCGAACGGCTCTCCGAATCGGGGGCCTCCGTGAAGCTGACGGCCGCGATCGGTAAAAACAACCTCCTGTACGATGCTCACGTCCACCCGAACAACTTCCGGCTGAAGATGGCTCTGTGTGACGAGGCGAAGAAGTGCACGAACGTGGAGCTGGCGTCGAAGTTGGAGCGTGCCGATACGAACTCGTTCAAGCACGAGGCCCTCGTCTCGGTGGAACTGCAGCAGCTCGGGTACGACCACGAGTTTGGACTGTCGGCCAAGACGAGCGCCAACGGGCTGCAGCTTGACCACACGACCGACGTGCAGCTGAAGGAGCGGAAGCAACCGAAGTACCAGTACCTGCTGTACATCCatccgtcgtcggccggcgCCAGCCTGATCCTGCCGACgcgcaccgtcgccgtcgaaggGGTGTTCAACGTGCCGAAGGACAAGTTCGGTCTGTTCGATGGTAGCGTTTCGTTCTACCTCGACCGAAAGAACGACCCGGACAACAAGGCCACGTTTGGGGTGCGCGCCGAAACGAAggccctcggctcggccgggGTCAGTGCGAGTGGAGCGTTGACGTTCTCGCACCCAACCATCAAGGCGCTGGCGGTCCGCGCCAAGGGTAGCCTCGATGGGGACAACCACGCTGCGGACGGATCGGTCGAGTTCGATATCTTCAAGAAGGCCAGCGACAAGATCGTCGCCAAGGTGCGCTACGTCAACGGTGACCAGTCGTACCGGGGCTTCAACATCACGACGGAGGCGAGCGTAAGCAGCAAGGGACTGGGACTGAACTGTGGTTTCTCCGGCCATTCGGCGCTATCGTTCGCGAACCGCCAGGCCAGTGCGGCCGGTTCACTGACGCTACCCTTCGAGGGCTACACCTTCGGCAGTTACTTCTTCGGTAGCCCGGAACAGTTCGACTTCCTGCTCACGCGCTTCGGCGAGGACTTTGTGCGGGCGCACGGAACGTTCGATTTCAAGAAGTACCGGGCCGATTTCACATCCACCGTCCGGTTCGTGCCGAACCGTCCGGTGGTGTTCGAGTCGCAGCTGAGTGGGCTCACGTCGGCATCGTTCGCCTTCAAGCAGGATCCGTTCTTCAGCGCGGACGGTTCGTTCGGCGTCGATAAGGCGATCCTCCTGAATGTGATCGGCGAAGGAAAGCAGTTGCTGACCGCCAAGGTAACGCTGGATGCGACGCACTTCCTATCGACCGAGTACAAGGTGGACGAGGCGAACGCGAAGACATTCCTGGTGGCGCTCAACAAACAGCTGCAGGGTGACTTCGGGGTCGTGAAGGATGACATTACGCAGCGGTACGGCAAGCTGACGCAGGAAGTGTCCACGCTGTCGACGAACGTGGTGAACGCGCTGCCGGACTTTGGCAAGTTCCAGGAGAGCTACCGGAAGCAGCTGCAGAAGCTGCAGGAGGACGTGATGAGCGATCCGACCATCGCCGAGTTCGTGCGGGCAGCTTCGAAGGTGTTCGAGGCCGTGGCCGAGGTGTTCGGCAATCTGTCGCAGGTGTACGTCGAGGCCTTCCGCAAGATTTCCACCATCGTGAACGACGTCACGGCGAAGCTGGTGGAAACGTTCAACACGAAGGTGCTGCCGGCGCTGAAGGAACTCTCCGCCAAGGTGGAGGCGCTCCTCTTCAACGTCTACGAAGAAACGGTCAAACTGGTGATGGCCATGTTCGAGCGCACCGTCAAGGCGCTGAAGGTGTTCGAGGAGGACTTCAACAAGATCGCCGGCAACGTGTCGGAGCTGTTCAAGACGTTCGCCCAAACGCTTACCCGGGCCGTCCAGGCGCTGGAGAAGGAGTTCAAGGATCTGTACAAACTGGCCCAGGACTACGTCGAGTCGTTCGATGAGTTCAAGGCGGTGAAGGAAACGCTGCAGCAGTACTTCGATGGGCTCGATCGGTACGCGTACCAGTTGCTGCGGGAGGTGCTGGTTCTGGTCGAGGACCTATACCCGGTGCCGGAGATCAAGGAGTTCACCGGTGCCATCAACCGGTACGTTAGCAGCAAGCTGGACGGCAAGCCGGTCAACGACGTTGAGGAACTGAAGGCGATTGCCGTGAGCTTCGTGAAGGCCATCAACCTGATCGTGGAACGGCTCATCTCGAGCGCGAATCTGCATCTGTCCGAGCCGACCTTCGGTAGCGATAGTCTGACGTCGTTTGTCACCTTCAAGCTCGTGCCGTACGTATCGAGCGTCCAGTTCAGTCCGTGGAACTTTGTCCGCAACGAGAAGCTGTACTCGCTCCGGGACCTGGTCCATCAGCTGCGTCTGTACGCGTTCAATCCGTTCGCCCGCGTGCCACTGTTCAGCATGCACGGTCAGCTGGCCGACGGAGGACACTTCTTCACGTTCGACGACAAACACTTTACGTTCCCGGGAAGCTGCTCGTACCTGCTGGCCTCCGACTTTGTCGATGGCAACTTCAGTCTCGTGGCGGATATGGACGCCGGTCATCTGAAGTCGGTGACGCTGCTCGATCGGGACTCGTCGGTGGAGCTGACCAGCAGCGGTGCTGTGAAGTTCAACGGAAAGGAAACCGATCTGCCGATTCATAAGGGCGACGTGTACGCGTTCCGCAAGTACTACACCGTCACGGTGGGTACCCGGTATGGTGCGCAGGTGATGTGCACGACCGACCTGAAGATCTGTCACTTCTTCGTGTCCGGTTTCTACCTCGGTCGGCTGCGCGGTCtgctcggaaacggaaaccacgAGCCGTACGATGATCTGGCCCTGCCGGACGGTAAGATCGCAGACGGATCCACCGACTTTGCGAACCGCTACAAAACGAGCGCGGCATGTGGTGCCATCTCGGACCATGGACACGATTCGCACGAGCACGCGAACCCAACTTGCGCCAAGTTCTTCGGTTCTGACTCACCGCTGAAGCTCTGCTCGTATCTGCGCGACCCGACCGGCTACAAGGAAGCGTGTAACCACGCGGCCCACGAAGCTGGCGAGAAGGGTGCCGACGAGGCGGCTTGTGAGATTGCCCAGCTCTACGCCTCGACCTGCCGGTTGTACGGTATCCCGACCGCTGCGCCAAGCCAGTGCCACAAGTGCTCGACGGACGAGGGCCGCTCGGTGGACGTCGGTGACTGGTTCTCGGTGAAGGCACCGCAGAAGAAGGCCGacgttgtggtggtggtcgataCGACGCTGGGACCGCTGCTCGGCGAGCTGGTGCAGGCCACGATTAACGATCTGCGCAAGGAGCTGAAGGCAACGGGCATCAGCGATGTGCACGTGGCCGTGATCGGGTACAGCAAGACCAGCAAGTACACGAGCCTCTTCTCGGCCGGTGGCAAACTGGACTACACCGGCAAGCTGGGCCAGGCGGACCTGAGTGGGCCGCAGCAGTGCAAGGGACTGACGACGGGCTACGAGCCGGTCGACAAGGTACTGCAGACGCTCCACGACGCCGGCGAGCAGGTCCGCGAAGACCTGGGAGCCACCACCGAGGTGCAAGCCGTGAGCCAAGCGTTCTCTTATCCGTTccgggccaccgccagcaaGTCGGTGCTGATCGTTCGCTCGGACTCGTTCGAAATCGCTCACCCG GGCCGCGCTCTCAGCGCAGCGCTTGGAGTGGCCAACGTGAGGCTGCGAGGCGTTTCGCTCAACATGATCGCCCCACTGAAGAACCTCGGACTCGCGAACACCAAGGACCAGTCGAAGGTCAAATCGATTGTTG GCTTCAACGAGAAGGTGGTGTTCCCGATCAACGACAAGAAGCGTGTCGTGGGTTCGGCCGACCAGCGGAAGGCCCTGAAGTACGACGACGTGCCCGGTGTGGTCGCGGTCGAGCGATCGGGCGGTAACTTCTTCGTGCTGCAGAACTTCTCCCAGCAGAAGACCCCCAAGGACAAGAAGCAGTTCATTTCGATCGTTGCCGCCGTGCTGGCCGATCAGCTGTCGCGAACGGAAACGACCAACGACTGCCTGTGCTACCTGCGCGGTGGTCTCCACCCGGAGGCGGTCTGCTCCGCCACCGACGTTCAGATGCTGCCGCCATCG AAGAAAGCTGGCGGAGCTAAGGGATAG